The segment CCACCACTACCTGCGACTTCTGCGGCACCCCGCCGCGCCGGTTCCCCTCGTCGAGCAGGTCGAGAAACGCAACCGTGGTGTAAAACACCCCCGTGACGTTGACGTGGAACGACTGCGTAAAGTGCTCCGTGGCGTGCTGCCACAGCCCCTCCTGGAGGTCCTTGATGTCCAGCTTGTCCCGTGGGTTAAGGTACTGCGAGGCATCTGCCGTGCTGACGCCGCTGTTGGCAAAGACCACGTCGCAGTAGCCGCAGTCTTGGCGCACCTTGTCTGCCGCCGCGCGCAGCGCCTCCTTGGACGTCACGTCGCAGACGATGGGCGTCATGTTTTCCGGGCGGGAAGAGGTCGCCTTTGTGGTTTCCAGCGACGCCGCGCGGCGCCCGAGGATGTACACCCTCTTTGCGCCGTTGGCGACCAGCGCGTGGGCGGTGATCCTGCCGAGGCcggagccgccgccggtgatgacggccacgAGGTTGTCGACCCTGAACAGGGTCTGGGAGTCGTAGCGCGTGGCCATTTTGCTTTTCGGTGAGGCTGGGTGTGTtgcacggaaatggcccgttacacgagggctaccGTCgcgggattagggcagaaggccctcaccgacttattgtataaatagacgtcttcggtccctcaaggtcttgaggaaaaccaaggacctttgataccaaagactgttattagttgaattgagctattgctccaagccctcttgccgagcccttgtcacagagtGTGATTGCTGATGGGAGCGCAGGCCAGCAAAGAGGAAACGGAGTTGCAAACTTGCCAACGTCAGCTGCGGGGCAAGAGGTGCCCGGAAAGCCCAATTGTATGCCAAGATGATGAGTCCATGTATGCGAGAGATTGGTGGGGTTGATCTCTTGTGGGACGACATGGGGAGCTTTGGACATCGGTTAATACGGCATCGAGGCTGCTTGCTCTGCCCAGTGCCAGGAGAGCTGGCTGTCAGTGACATTCGGTCAAGGGCCGCTGTTACATCGACGTCACGTTGCCATCAAGGCGCGGGCCGCACCTTGAGCCCGATGATAGTTGCCCAATGGCTCGAGACCTAGTTGAGGCCTTGGGCTCGCTTGCTCACCTgcttgatataaataagcgTCATCCGCCCTTTGACGCCTTGAGAcggccaaggacctttgatattgAAACGAATTcgtattcagctaataattcGCTTGAATACCAAagatccttggttttctcaaGACCTCCAAGGGCGGATAACCCTTACTTCTACCAAGCAGCCGTGAGCAAGCGAGCCTGGAAGCCCAAGGGCTCAACTAGGTGTCGAGCCCctgtgtaactatcgtcgggTCCAAGACCCGTGCCTTTATTACAACGTCACCTCCGTGTAACAGACGCTCACTCGGGCAGTGATCTTAGATAAGACGGACGAGTATGGCAGCTAATACAGCCTAGACACTACCAAGGAAGAATTCAGTTTGATCAGCTTTTATTTTGGCGCGGGAGAGGGGCAAAAGAGTTAAaatataattctaaataAGTGGGAAATATATATGATATTAGACGGTGGTTACTAAAGGGTATAACTGAATCGCCTTGGAGAAAACACATCCAAATCTTGCTCCAGTCTAAGCAGCACCTCCAAAGCCGTACCGACGCCAAACAATGCATACACACAtaaaggaaaaataaaaagaggGTGGCAATAGTCGCTAGTTATGTCATTGCTCATATGAAAAATGGTCTTCGCTCCAAATGCTTAATGCTTGTATTTCTAATTCATCAAGTTAGCACTCTAGCATGGTCAAACAGTAGAGCGAGCGAGCAAACTTACCTCGCTAATCCGCCGCTTGTTATCCTGGTCCAAGGCATTGGTCGCTCCCATAAGTGTCTGTCCTATGGCCTTGGTCACACCAACTGCGGGCCGGAATATGATGGTTGGCGCTCTCTTCCACATGACCTTGGCAGCACCACTCGCTGATTGTGTTGCCATGACCTCGCCAGGCACTGCGATGATGGCATCTCGTGCCAGGTTGACGTCTCTTGTGAGCGACCTAAATCCACCGCGAATACCCTGCAAGACGCCCGCGGGTTGGTCCGCATACAATGATATGTGTTTCTTGTCTTCCGGGTCcacgtcgtcatcctcccAACTGCCTTCTGCCTGACCACGCTGGGTAAGCATGTCTTCTGCTCCCTGGAGAGCATACTGCGTTCCAACAGCAAGTTTGGCGCCGAGTTTGACAAGTTCTGTGCCAGTCGTCTTGGCAAATGCCACTGCTCCTTTTGAAATACTTCGTATGACCCTACCATCCTTTCGGTATTCCCGCAAAGGAATCTCAACCAAGTCTTTGAACCCGCTGCCAATATTTACGAGAGATCGAACAGGCGCAAGCCCAGCTACAACTCCAGGTAGTTGATTGTTTCGGACATCCGGCATCCAAATGTCATTTAATGTTTTGCCAAGGCGATCAAAGCCTGCAACGCCGTAAATGATGGTGTGACGGAGAACCATTCGGGACTCTTCCAGCACGATGAAGTTCATAAATTCGGTGGTGTGACCAGATCGCAGGCCGCCATAATCAACCCTCTTCGGCTTGAAGTCGAGCTTGACTGGAATGTCCATCACCTCCGCGCGCTGAAGGAAGGGGACATCGCTTGGCGATGCATGAACAGGTACTTTATCGTCCTTGAACTCAAAGAACCGAGTAATGAAGTCCAGGGCATCTTGATCCACATGCAGTCGTAGTGGCAAGACTGTTGCACGGAGGACGATTTCCGAGGCAGCCAGTTCTGCAATCGGCTTGACATTCAGCAGCTCGATGTGGATCATGCTGGTGCCCATTTCACGTTCTCCGTGATCTTGGTCGTATGTCGCGAACTTCTTCCATGTCGATGTAGGGACGTGATCGAAAATATCGAAATTTTGAACCCGGGCGTCGATACTGCTGACCGTCTCTACACCGCCAGCCGGGAACATGACCATGTCAACATTCACGCCCTGTAGCTCAAACGTGATTTTGTGGTGCTTGCTGCGATGTAGTCGCAAGCGTTTGGACTTGGGATGGCTGCGTCGTGCGGTTCGTGTCGTATTCATTGTCATGGCGGTTGTCGCTACAGACTCCGTTTCTGTCGCGTTATCATTCAGACCTTCATTGATGGCCCGCGTTAGGTCCCGAGGATCGCGGTTGGAGGGTATTTCAATGTAAATAGAGTTGAAGAGAAAATCTCCGATGgtttcctcatcatcagTCTCCTCCTCGTAAACCTGCACACCGGATCGCCGAGACTGGCGCTCGGTAGCTTTCAGTTCCACATCCTCAACTGCCTTTGCAATGACATCGCGAGTGCCAGCCCAATCATACCCATCGAACAAGTTCCAGATAACATGCACGTCGCGTACCGAAACCTTGACAGGACTAGCATGTATGAGATTGGCAGGTGCTCTGTCGTAAGAATTGTTGTTTGAGTTCCATACCATCGCTGCATGTTCTTCAGGCGTGTTGTCGTCATAGAAGTTGTCATGTATCACCAGGTCGTCATTGCTCTGGGATAATTCACTGTGAGACTGGCTGAATCCCGTTAACAAGACGCCTTCATGCGTATCTTCCATCAAAGCGTCCTGTGATGATTCCATGCTCTTTGTTGCGTCAAATAATTCTTCACCTGCTGATTGAGACCCATAAAACCTAGAGTCTACTGGGAGTAGTCTGCCACTCCCAAATTCATCTTCAGAGCCGCTTCCCACCATCTCTTGTGCTCCTGCAAAATCTTGGTCAAAGTCGTATTCACCTTCCGGCCGTCCAAATGCCTCAGCAGAGATGGAGGCTAGAAGATCTTGGACTGGGAGGACCTTTGTTCTGTATTTGTTCTCTTTCGAGGGCGGAGTCGGAGGCTTCAAGGCGTTGGCCAAGGTAATGAGCGTTTGTGTGGAGTCGGCACAGGTTTCCAGCACCAAGAGATCGTCTCGTACCTCGACTTCGATTTTTGTCTCGCTCTCCGGATCGGGGATGACGACAGCAACGACGCTTGCTGATGATATATAGCAGATATCTACAAACCCAAGAGCGCAGAGTTCTTCTACCTGCGGAGAGACGGGAGACGACGATCGAACTCTTGGGCTTTCAGCCTGCCCTCCCATGCTCTGAATCTGTTTGACGTCATCCGTTAAGAGAATGGAGGCCTTGTTAACGCCAACTGAAACTTTCGTCCTGCCGGTATTAGGCAATACAGCCTCCACGTGCGCATCAGTGAGTGCCACAATCATCTTCGATGGCAAACGGTAAGGGTTCAGTCCAATGACGCAATCTCGCAAAGCCAGGTCGAGAATCGTGGGTTTGTTGGGAGCTGCGGGCTTCTCAGCGTTAGGTGTAGCTGGCCGGCCTGAAAGAGCTGTATGAGCTTGATCCCCCAAGTTTGCAACCGATGCTGCAAGACTAGCTTCAAAATCTTGCGGGGTAGCATCGCTTCCAAGATCGAGAAAGTCCATGATAGTGGCGACCCTGTATTCAAATCTCAGATCCTGGAGTTTGAGTTTTATAATGGGCTCAATCTCATCTCCAATAATTCGGACCATAAGAACCGGGCCGTTCGTTGTTGAATCCGGTGCGCCTTCTAAAAGACTAGAGCCAATGAGTTCCTCATTCCTATTTCGCCGAACGTTGATGCCGtgaacagcaacagcaatCAGAGATGGAACGGTAATTTGGCCAACCTCGAGGCCTCGAATGTCGCAACTAATATGGCCAATATTTGGGACAAGTTCGCAATTGAGGGAGAGCTTCTGTACCCGGGTCAGTGTGAGCAGGCCAGGCCGGTCATCCTCTGGCAGATATTTGGCGACTGCTGCCAATTTGGCAATCTCCTCGCCAAGGGCTGGGAGGGCAGAAAGCTGGCCAATGTTCTTGACAGACACGTTAACGGTGTCCAAAGTGGCTCTCAACACAGAGCCTTTCCTCCTCTGTCGCAGGAGGGTGTCGACCATAACTTCATCATTCTCGTGGTCAAACTTGACTTTGGAGGGAATGATGAGCTCAAGCAGCTTTTCAAGGTCCGTGTCCTTTGGCGCCATAAGAAACTCTAGCCGCATGCCTCCGATTTCTGCACTAATGGCCGGGTCTGACAACGAATGCTTTAGATATGGCCCCGAAATGCGTAGTCTACTACAACCAATGCCAATACCTTCGTCCCTGCTGACGACCTTTAAAGCG is part of the Metarhizium brunneum chromosome 4, complete sequence genome and harbors:
- the SAT3_2 gene encoding Short-chain dehydrogenase/reductase SAT3; its protein translation is MATRYDSQTLFRVDNLVAVITGGGSGLGRITAHALVANGAKRVYILGRRAASLETTKATSSRPENMTPIVCDVTSKEALRAAADKVRQDCGYCDVVFANSGVSTADASQYLNPRDKLDIKDLQEGLWQHATEHFTQSFHVNVTGVFYTTVAFLDLLDEGNRRGGVPQKSQVVVVTSLGGFARRPAASFAYGASKAGVGHMAKQLATVLAPYKIRVNSIAPGFYPSEMTANAGFMRDAEDPRREGSLAGSLVPLERVGSEEDMAGAILFLASRAGGYVDGNVLLTDGGRASIMPCTY
- the ATG2 gene encoding Autophagy-related protein 2, translated to MATLFQSFRGSGMPKRLLRYALSRLDLLDADALDMDNLDLAIGRNTVFEFRDVGIKLKKLQKLLSLPPTFGLDKAKVLLLRITIPMDFYTSPIIVQVDGVHVRLKVLGDVSKTARTLNTPTQEASVVPNTADLAQSFLETESFSERKQLEDALAAETNDLGASVTMSEDGSEDESPFFGTGQPLSLPGFLADFLQGIVDRTQISINNVVFQLDLEVPAELNSSKLEPVSFQVALGQINVEGITTDGQGGDGGTAQIVHQEGKRHVSLSSIRACLISEAGAFASLTRSPSTASPSLASSPAMTRNPPSRQATFLSQGSFHEPPMVALQESFRERLSDDDEASDSQDYPLGDSEDALAIPYDLSDTEHALDEELEDDLDKQGPLTPRASKYLDSCEFPRSSHLFHSIIESGMTSPMQPRAASDLLGPGVSAEHDNLVHAEQYHETGSSHLASSDLYSEASSSRSPLLSVSASVPDLAQSQVYTHEEAESMYMSAFSQTAGPRNILLVDEQASEVPGDMPEDTTQAQEMTVSEGLQHSQTIEAQQNVRNSHDLETRETTDVADVTPIDDVDQPAGTPIELQTEDTRPRTPAMPGAWDDSMDTLPDPLVQSADEAGEPGPVATGKKTTSDDNSTLSPSASGRASPSRSVRQPPLGPASDRCADDGNATPRGPPKLVKEIMRLHNISIYLPTQHQHIHVHVDSPESLNRLSQSLGQSSIYPQAPGAFSIHSSSSPGKCQPANKQAPDPGKTGALEITLSPIIINFDASIAFLLAVVMEKLIEAVKSDKQPSRQTSVSTRQDSKAAAMPRMQISAEEITVNFLNRLSGLINPSHPHVDFPLINVDEEVLLNMTLNNLKLSCASVSADTKVSMMASRPSLPKQGDTLTKIELEKFRFGYARGDILSFDGARQMSTSIRDSFLSTGYDIGIEILQSGDTVRTNVETLPLVIQIDLQRLDETFDWFGGLSSFLNMSASMTSSPSPTTKSIQTLSPKPRGVRFDTPIDPKDKSASAQNKINLRVGGALIELVGKDCSVAAETSALKVVSRDEGIGIGCSRLRISGPYLKHSLSDPAISAEIGGMRLEFLMAPKDTDLEKLLELIIPSKVKFDHENDEVMVDTLLRQRRKGSVLRATLDTVNVSVKNIGQLSALPALGEEIAKLAAVAKYLPEDDRPGLLTLTRVQKLSLNCELVPNIGHISCDIRGLEVGQITVPSLIAVAVHGINVRRNRNEELIGSSLLEGAPDSTTNGPVLMVRIIGDEIEPIIKLKLQDLRFEYRVATIMDFLDLGSDATPQDFEASLAASVANLGDQAHTALSGRPATPNAEKPAAPNKPTILDLALRDCVIGLNPYRLPSKMIVALTDAHVEAVLPNTGRTKVSVGVNKASILLTDDVKQIQSMGGQAESPRVRSSSPVSPQVEELCALGFVDICYISSASVVAVVIPDPESETKIEVEVRDDLLVLETCADSTQTLITLANALKPPTPPSKENKYRTKVLPVQDLLASISAEAFGRPEGEYDFDQDFAGAQEMVGSGSEDEFGSGRLLPVDSRFYGSQSAGEELFDATKSMESSQDALMEDTHEGVLLTGFSQSHSELSQSNDDLVIHDNFYDDNTPEEHAAMVWNSNNNSYDRAPANLIHASPVKVSVRDVHVIWNLFDGYDWAGTRDVIAKAVEDVELKATERQSRRSGVQVYEEETDDEETIGDFLFNSIYIEIPSNRDPRDLTRAINEGLNDNATETESVATTAMTMNTTRTARRSHPKSKRLRLHRSKHHKITFELQGVNVDMVMFPAGGVETVSSIDARVQNFDIFDHVPTSTWKKFATYDQDHGEREMGTSMIHIELLNVKPIAELAASEIVLRATVLPLRLHVDQDALDFITRFFEFKDDKVPVHASPSDVPFLQRAEVMDIPVKLDFKPKRVDYGGLRSGHTTEFMNFIVLEESRMVLRHTIIYGVAGFDRLGKTLNDIWMPDVRNNQLPGVVAGLAPVRSLVNIGSGFKDLVEIPLREYRKDGRVIRSISKGAVAFAKTTGTELVKLGAKLAVGTQYALQGAEDMLTQRGQAEGSWEDDDVDPEDKKHISLYADQPAGVLQGIRGGFRSLTRDVNLARDAIIAVPGEVMATQSASGAAKVMWKRAPTIIFRPAVGVTKAIGQTLMGATNALDQDNKRRISEKYKH